TGGCGTTCAAAACGCTAGCAGTTACGTTCTTATTGGCTACAGTGCCTTTGCCGATCATCGCCATGAATAACAAGAAGCTCTTTCCGGAACTCAATAAGAGTGGTAAGAATGTGTTGACGTTGGTATCAGCGTTGTTGCTCTTTCATCACTTTTTGATGACCTTCATCTTCGTGATGTTCCTGAAAGGCGAAGTCTTATTCTGATCGGACCTAGTCCAGCGTGTAAAGTGGCCAGAAGTCCTGATCTATTCGTCTATTGATCTCCGCGACCCATTATTGAACCGCCTCTCTATCTTGGGGCCTTAATGTGCTTGATCATCGTCGCTATTGGAGAACACCCTGAGTTCCCCTTGATCATTGCTGCCAATCGCGATGAATTCTTTGAGCGCCCAGCAAGACAAGCTGAGTTCTGGAATGATGCGCCACATATTCTAGCAGGTAAAGACCTACGCCGTGGTGGAACTTGGTTGGGAGTGACCAGAACGGAACGGTTCGCAGCGCTTACGAACTTTCGGGATCTCTCCCGTCCTATCGCTAATGGCCCTTCTCGTGGAGAACTTGTGCGCAATGCGTTGGATGCTGATATCGACCCTACGAGTTCGGAACAATACGATGGCTTCAATCTAATTTATGGGCCTATGGATGCGTTGAGATATCACAACAACATTGATGGGTCGGATCTGCTGTTGAGCTCCGGCATTCATGGATTGAGCAATCATTTATTGGATACGCCATGGCCGAAAGTGGTTTCTGCCAAAATAGCTGTTGCAGCTGCAATGGATGGATCGACCGATCTTCTTGTGGATCGTCTTTTTTCTGTGCTTGGTTCTGCCGAACGTGCATCAGATAGTGACCTTCCTAAAACCGGTGTTCCGCTTGAGTGGGAGCGATCCTTGTCTTCAATTTTCATTGCAACGAACGGTTATGGCACGCGTTGCTCAACGGTTCTCCTGGTCGACTTGCATGGAACGGTGACGTTCGAGGAAAGGACTCATTCGCCTGTTGCTTTACCAGCGGTTAAGTTCAGCTTTAAGGTCTGAAGCTTCCACTGTTCGATCCGTGAACTGAATCATTGACTTGAACAAACTCGATCCTACTGAAACTATTTGTAACACGGTTGCGTTATAAAGGCAGGGTTCGGGAAACCGTTCCCAAGGCATACTGATCACCAAGGGAAACTGCCTCGCGGCGTTAAAAATCCCGATCCGGGCCCGTAAGCCGGGAGATCAGGAAGAAATGAAACCAGCCCCGTAAGGCTGGTTTCGCCGTTTCTGAATGTTTCGTTTCAGGATCAATGCGCTCCAATAATAAGCCGTTGTGAATAAGAGCCGACCCGAAGAATATGCATACCGACGGCCAAACCCTGAAGATCGAGGCTTGCTGAGTTCTTGTTCACCACTTTGGTTACAACGGACTTGCCCTGTGCATCGTAAAGGATGATCGATCCTAATGGTTCTGAACCCGAATTCGATATATAAGCCGTGGTCCCTATGATCTGGATCGACGGTTCATTAGCAAGAGCCACATTGGGTAATCCATTCGTACCGTCGATACACGCTTCGAAGAGATCGAATTCAAGTGGGGTAGGCAAGGACCACACGACCGGTGTGTTTGGTCCATTAAGCCAGCCCGCAGCCTGTATACCGAATGTGGATTGTCCACCAGAAGGCGGATCTTGCGGGAAACAATCCATTGTATAGCTGCCCGGTGGAAGGCAGATCGTGTCCTGAACGTATTGGATCGTATCGGTCATTGTCCAGGTGCCTGAACCCATGATGTTTGCATTCGTATCACTAATGGTCCAATCAAATTCACCAATGGCCAACCCTCCCCCGAAATTTTGGATCGTCGGATAAACCGCAACGCATGGATCGGCCGGGCACAGATCGAACAAGGGAGTCCAAGAGCACGCGAGTTCGGTCGTAAAACCGGTCCACAGTTCCAAGGTGCCAAGGAATGGACTTTCAGGAACGACCGCACCTTGAACTAGTGGCAGAACATGCCAATTATCAATCCCGATACCAAAGAAATTCGTGATCTCCATCGCTAATGTATCGCCATTCGCATCGAATAGAATGAAGTTCGGATAGTCGAACAGGGTATTCAAGTTCATGTTAGATACATGGATCACGATCGAGGTATCGGTGAATGGATGCCACTGGATGCTGATAACGTCTAAACTATCGCATGCTGCTCCTCCCGTAGTTACTTCAAAGAAATGTTGGCCCACAGCGGCGAGATCATCCACCTGTGTACCGTTGATCACAATGGTATACTGGCCGGCATCGAGCATGCCGAGCGTTATTGTTTCAGTGTGTGGTACGATCACTGTGGCCCCACCATCATCCATTGCAGTGATATAAATATTCACCACATTGTTCGTTATTGTAGCGCTTGCCGCACTGACGTATGCTCCGGTGCTGGATAGGCCACCGGTCAGTTCGATCGATACATTATCCGCTGTTGTGGGATCGTTAGGTTGCACATCAATATCACTGATGTAGAAATAGGTCTGCGCATTCAATTGAAATGCGAATGTGATGATCAACGAGGAGAGTATGATTCGTAGCATGAGAAAGGGTTTGCAAATGAGACGGCTCGAACGGTTAAAAAGCTGCCTCAGCTCTTCATATTATCGAAGGTCAACGGCAACTCGAAGTCCTTTTCTTTACAAAGAGCCATCATCGCCTGAAGGTCGTCTATCTTTTTACCGGTCACCCGGATCATATCATCCATGATCTGTGGCTGCACTTTCAAACCACTTTCCTTAATCGCTTTAATGATCTTCTTCGCTGTTTCGCGCTCTATCCCTTGCTTGATCTTGATGATCCGATAAAGCACTTTTCCGCTTGGCACCGGTTCCTCCGAAAGATCATAACTGCGCACATCAACTTTCTGCTTGCCACTACGCTCCAACAATAGATCCAGAATGGAATCAAGTTTCATGTGATCCTCCGTGCTGATCTTGATCGTGAGTGCTTTTTGATCCGCTTCTACTTTGCTATTCGTACCGCGCAGATCATAGCGTGATTCGAGTTCGCGTTTAACAACGTTCACGGCGTTATCGAGCATTTGAAGGTCGACTTTCGAAAGGATATCTACGGATGGCATGGTGGATCTGCGTGCTAGTTCACCGCGAAGATATGATCAGCATAAGAACCATCAGTGAACGGCTTAATCAGAAGTAAGCGGTTATCACACATGAACCCCAAGCATGGTCACGTCCTGTGGTGAATTGGCGCGTAATGAAACTCTTGGTGTAACTAAGTCCGATCCCGCGGTAGCGGAGCGTTACTCCGCCCTCTGCAAAAAGCACGATCCGTTCCATATTCGTCGGTGCGATCACGTGCGGATCATAAGTGTTGAAGAGTCCTCCTTGAAAGGTGGCATCGTAACCAACAAAGCGAGCATTCCCTTGCAAGAATGTACTGATCCGAAGTTTCTTCAGGATATCCACGGGTTCATCAAAGTGTGAATTGAACAGACCGATCTCTCCTCGCAAGTTCACGTCCGCGTGTGTTCGAAAGCTTCCAACAGTTGCACCAGCCCCACCGCTGATCTCGGCGAATCGCGATGCGATCAACCGTTGGTCGAACTGTAGTGCGTAATTCACGATCACATCGTTCTGTATCTGGAATTGCCAACCCAAGGGTTCAATATTATTCAGTGCTTTATGGATCCCACGCTGTTCTCCGGCACACAAGGCGCATGGCCCGATAATGCCAATGGAAAGCGCTGATGTAAGCTGTTCTTTCCGATCCGTGTTGGTGGATTTTGAACGTTGGCCGATGTACAATGCTGCTGCGAAAGGACGATCGGTGCGCAAGATGGTATCGCGCCGGATGCTGGTCGGCGTAAAGCATTCCTGTTGTGCGAAGAGATTATCCTGCTGTCTGGCCGCACCGCTGAAACGTGGTAATACGTGGCGAAGCGGTGAGCTCGAGATCCACGGAGTACGTAATTCCAACCGTATGCCTTGAGTGAAGTATTGATCGGTTGCCGTGAAAAAATCATTGTCATACCGAAAGCGGAACCAGCGTTCTTCGGGAGTTCCACCGAATAGGTATGATGCACTAACACAATTAAAAATGATCACAACTAGTGTGAGCACGAAACGGGTCCCCATGCCACATTTACGTGCAACGATACTGATCGGATCGCTGAATTACGGTCGTTAACCACTTCCTTTGTACATTCAAAGCTTTATACGATCTCATCACATGGCGACCGAAACATTTAAATATCCCGAAACGACAAATTACATCGCTGGTAAACCAGTGAACGGCACTCCCAAGAAAATGGATGTTCGCTCGCCGTTGGATGGGAGCATAATCAGTACCGTTGCACTTTCAACCGCAAAGGATCTTGATGTCGCTGTGAAAGCCGCGGAAGCCGCATTCCCAGCGTGGAGCGGCACTCCGATCAAAGAGCGATCGCAGATCTTTTTCAGGTACCGCGAATTACTATCCAAGAATCGTGAAGAATTGGCCCTGCTCGTGCATACAGAGAACGGCAAGACTATGGATGAGTCCTATGCCGAGGTGGACAAGAGCATGGAACTTACGGAATTTGCTTGTAGCCTGCCGCAGTTGGTACAAGGTGAATTGCTCGAAGTGAGTAAAGGCGTAGAGTGCCGTATCGAGCGCAAACCATTGGGAGTGGTAGCCAGCATTGCACCTTTCAACTTTCCGAACATGGTGCCGCATTGGACCATCCCGAACGCATTGATGTTGGGCAATACCATGATCCTGAAGCCAAGTGAAGTGGTGCCGATCAGTGCCATTCGCATTGCTGAATTGCTGAAGGAAGCCGGATTGCCTGATGGTGTGTTCAATGTGGTGAACGGTGATCGCGAGATCGTTGAAGCGATATGTGATCATCCCGGAATTAAGGCGGTGAGTTTTGTCGGTAGTACCAAGGTTGCAAAACTGGTGTACATCCGTGCATGCGCATCCTTGAAGCGTGCGTTGTGCCTGGGCGGAGCGAAGAACCACCTGCTCGTTCTACCCGATGCACATCTGGAAATGACAGCCAGTAACGTTGTAGCGAGCATGAGCGGATGTGCTGGACAGCGTTGTATGGCCGCAGCGCAAATGGTGGGGATCGGCGCTGTGGACCACATTATTCAACAGATGCTTATCGAAGCCAAGAAGTTGATCCCCGGAAAGAATTTGGGACCTGTGATCAGCAAAGCATCCTACGAATGGATCCTCGGTTTCATAGATGAAGCGGAAAAGGCAGGTGCAAAAGTGATCCTCGATGGTCGCAACCCAAAAGTGGATGGTGGTGCAAAAGACGGATACTATCTGGGGCCCACGATCATCGATCACGTTACTGCGGACATGCGCATTTCAAAAGAAGAAGTGTTCGGTCCCGTCATCAGCATTATACGAGCAAAGGACCTCGATGCCGCGATCGCGATCGAGAACGCAAACCCGTATGGTAATGCCGCTGCCGTCTTCACACAAAGTGGTGGACAGGCGCGTCAAGTCATGGAACGCGCCAGTGCCGGTATGATCGGTGTAAACATCGGTGTACCCGTGCCACGCGAACCCTTTAGTTTCGGCGGTTGGAATGATAGCAAGTTCGGTACTTGCGACATCACGGGAAAAAGCTCCATTGAATTCTGGACACAACTGAAAAAGACCACCACCAAGTGGAATCCTGAGGGGAAGACGAATTGGATGAGCTGATAAATAGAACGCTGATGACGCTGAAAGATCTGATGATCACAGATAGATGCTCCCTTTCAGATGCGCGTTGATCCATTCTTTCCCCGTCATCTGCGTTCCATTATCTATGTAATTGCACACTATGAGCACGACCACCAAGACCAACCCCGCCGAGATCCACAAGGACAATCTCGAGCATTCGGTCTATAGCTGAACAAGTGATCTGGCCCTTCCTCGGTTTAAAGACAACAGTCGGAAGCCTGAGCGCGGGGAAGTGGGGCGGCAACCCTGATCCCTGCTAGTTCAAACCGCATACATTTACCATCATGGAAGGTGTATCGCCCGTAATAGCGCCGCTTAGCCCCGAAGAGGTGCAGACCGTTGAGGAGTTCCGTAAGCGGCGGAATACGGCGGTGCTCGCCGTGATGTTCACGGATATTGTGGGCAGCACCAATGCAACGGAACGCTTGGGTGAAAAGGTATACACGGGCTTGCGGCATTTGCATGACGAGTTGGTTCGAAAGATCATTACTCGTGATGGAGCGGGTACTATCGTTAAAGAGATCGGTGACTCTTTTCTATGCGTTTTCGCCGAGCCTTCTGCCGCTGTGGAACGTGCGGTGGAAGTTCAGCGGGCCATCCATATGAACCGCGAAAACCTTTCCGCAGGGGAATACACGCTCACAGTGCGGATCGGCATCCACATGGGACAGGTGGCTGTTGAGGATTCCTTGCGACAGGATGTTTTCGGTAGGCAAGTAAATATGGCGGCGCGTATCGAATCATTGGCCAGCGGTGGGCAAGTGCTTACGTCCCGGTCCGTATGGGAGAATGCCGTCGGTTGGGCCGCTAACGATCCATCGGCTGACATCGGCCATATCCGCTATGGAAAAGCCAAACTAAAAGGCTTCGATGAGCCGGTGGAGCTCTTCGGCTTCCATTCGAAAAAGGCCGTTGTCCCGCCAGCGCCAGCGCCGATCAAGTCGCAAAAAAGACGATCCTTGTTTGCTGCGGTTTCAATAGGGATCCTCGTGGGCGCTATGGTCTACGGCCTATTCAAGTTGTACAACGGCCGAGTGGCTCCCAAAGATGTGGCATTCACCGACGGCAAACCGTATTACATCCAATTCGATTTTTCCGCCTTGCAGCCGGACAGCACTGCCGCTTGGGTGGACACGGCGGCCATTAAGAGCGCGTTCGTATCACAGGCCATTTTCGTGTTTGCACCCATGGCTGTTTGGGGCGAGGATGAGCTTAGGGCGCATTGCGCGAATGCGGGAATTACATATAAGCGCCATCAGAATGAAAGTTCATTGGATTCACCTTTCTTTCGAGATACTTTGGGGCTCGCTGGTGCCTTTTTCATCACAGCCTTGCCAATGGTCAAAGGTTCGGTCGATGATACGCTTCGGACGAAGGTGCGGAGCGATCTCTATCCGGAATCGACAACGTCAAACGCTGCAGTCGTCATGTGCTTTATGACTGCGAAGGGGTTGGAGAAAGAGGCTCGGAACACTTTGCAGTATATAATGGATGTGAGTAAGCGGAAGAGCCTTGGAACGGTGATCATGGTGGACGACAATACCTTCACCTTCAGGTTGGCGCCTGGTGCGGTCGTGTCCAAAGGAGCTAGGGTTTTCTTGAGACGGTATTACGTTGGCTACGAAGGCCTAAAAGTGCGACTGGCCGATACACATATGTATTTAGAAAACTACCGGAATGTTCTGCGGGATCCTGCGAAATGGGATGATTTGGTAGAGCCTGATGAATTACCTGAGGGCATGACGGTTCAGGATGCGCTGATGGCGGTCATCGGAAGTTTGGAAGGCGATTCGGTCGAGATCCAGAAGCAGCTGAATGATGATCCGAATTTCAGCGGTACGTATTATCCTAGTGTCGCTGTGGGCGGCTTCGTCACCGCGATAGCCGATTCCGTGGCGCAGACCACGTGGGAAGGGGACTACCCTGACCGGCCACGACCGGGCGATGATGTTCAGCTTGAATGATAAAGTGCAACTCGGCTACATTTCAGGGCTTGGGATTCGACAGACCTATGACCTGTCCTGATCCAATATGCCACTCCAATTATACGTGACTTTCAACAAAAGAACGCAGGCGAATAGCCTAGAAGAGCTTCAGATAAACCGAAGATAAATTGTTGAACTTTGTACGTTTGAATGGAATCCGGATCGCTCCGGACCATCAACTAGCGAAATAGAAAGACCATGGCCCTGCGCCAACCAACATGAGTATGCAAACCAAAACCAACCCCTCCGAGATCCTAAAGGACAACCTCGAACACAGCATTTTCAGTTGGAGCAAGCAAAGCGGCTTGATTCCACTGAACATCGAACGTGCAAAAGGGCTTTACCTCTACACACGAGAGGGAAAGAAGATCCTCGATTTCAGTTCGCAATTGATGAACGTGAATATTGGGCATGGACATCCGAAAGTGGCGGAAGCCGTGGCGAAACAGATGGCTGAGCTGAGTTACGTGCATCCCGGTATGATCACCGAGGCTCGTGGAAAGTTGAGTAAGAAATTGAGCGAGATCACTCCTGGTACTTTGAACCGTACGTTCTTTACGAACGGCGGTACCGAAGCAGTGGAACATGCAATGAAGTTGGCCCGTTTGCATACCGGTCGTCACAAGATCATTACACTTTACCAGAGCTACCACGGTGCTACATATGGTGCATTAACGGCAGGTGGCGATCCACGCGGATTGCCTCATGATAGCCAAGGTGTACCCAACATCATCCATGTTGAGAATCCGTACTTCTATCGCTGTCCTTGGAATAGCAAGACGCCTGAAGAGTGCACCGAGAACGCACTAGCACATTTGGAACGCGTGATGAAATTCGAAGGCCCGCAATACATCGCGGCCATCATGATGGAAGGGGAGAGCGGTTCCAGTGGCTGCATTAAATACCCACCGGGTTATTGGAAAGGCGTTAGCGCAATTGCCGAGAAGTACGGTATTCTGACAATTTGCGATGAGGTGATGAGCGGCTTTGGTCGCACCGGAAAGTGGTTCGGTATTGATCATCATGGTGTGGTGCCGGATATCATGTGCATGGCGAAAGGACTCACTGCCGGTTACATCCCACTCGGAGGTATCATCGTGAAAGAAGAGATCATCAAGCACTTCGATGATAAGCCATTACCCATCGGACTGACATACAGCGCGCATGCCGTGGCTTGTGCTGCGGGCAATGCTGTTCTTGATATTTACGAAGAAGAGAACCTGGTTGAGAATGCTGCCAACATGGGCCGCTATGTGGATGAAAGTGTGGCCAAACTCGCCCAGAAACACCCGAGCATCGGAGATTTCCGCAATACAGGGTTGCTCGGTTGCATTGAACTGGTAAAGAACCGCGATACCAAAGAACCCATGGCACCTTGGAACGCAACACCTGATCAAATGGGCGTCATGAACAAAGTGGCTGCCAAGCTGACCGAGCTCGGCATGTTCACTTTCGTGCGCTGGAACTGGATCTTCGTTGCACCGCCACTTACGATCGGCAAAGAAGGGATTGATGAAGGGATGGAGATCATCAGCAAGGCCTTGAGTATTGCGGATGAGGGGTGCAACTAAATCACGGATCGTGTGCGGGGTATCTTAACTGATCCGTTAAGGGCGTTATCGCTTCCATGCCGAAGTCCACTACCTATATTCTGCTCTTTAGAGGTGTTGGCGGAGAAACACAACTACCTGTTGACCCATTGCGAAAGGCGCTTACGGAATTGGGCTTCACTGGAGTGACCACGTACATCAACAGCGGCAACGCATTGGTGCGGAGCACGTTTACTCGGGATAAGACTCTTGCCAAAGTAGTGGAACTGTGCAAGGAGCAGTTCGGTTTCGATAAACCCATTTTCGCGTCAACGGCTGCGGAATGGGCTGAGGTGATCGCCAACAACCCGTTCCCGAACGCCTTAGCGACACCCAAGTTCTTGCACGCGGCATTGTTGGCTTCTGCAGCCGATGCGGCCCGTATAAAAGCCATTCAAGCTATAGCTGTGGATGGCGAGCAACTGAAGGTGGTGAAGTGCGTGGCCTACATCCACACTCCGAATGGCTTCGGCACTTCCAAAATGGCCGCCAAATTCGATAAGGGTATTGGAGTAGTGAACACTGCCCGCAATTGGAACACTGTGCTGAAGTTACACGAGTTGGCCTTGGCGTTGGAAGAGATGTGACGTAGAGGGCTCCGTGAGTTGATCTGTGAGCTGGTTCGCAATTGGTGTTTGAAGCCTTTGCGGAGTAACTCACTCCTTATACCAATCCACCAGACGTACTTCGATCTTTGGATCACCCGTGTTCACCAGTTCTTTGAACCGTTCCACATCACTTAACCCTTCCGGACCGCGGTAGTGGCATGGATACACCACTTTCGGCTGAAAAGCAAGCACACCGCTAGCCGCTTGGTCTACTGTCATGGTGTATGGTAGGTTCATGCAAACAAAGGCGATGTCGATGTTCTTCAGTGCGCGCATTTCCGGGATGTCCTCTGTATCACCGGAGATGTAAATGCGCTCTCCCCCCATAGTGAGCACATAGCCGTTGCCGCGTCCTTTTGGGTGGCGTGGGTCGTTAGGGTCGGGCATATTATACATTGGTATGGCCTCAATACCAATGCTGTTCTTTTCGATAGATGCGCCATTGGCAAGTACGGAAGTGATCTTTTGCAACGCTTCGGGGAGTAGGTCCATTACAGCTTGCGGCGCAATGATTTGCGCTTTGCTCAGATCAAATTCTTGCAAGGTCTTTGCATCAAAGTGGTCTCCGTGGATGTCCGTGATCAGGATCAGATCCGGTGCGGCATACTGCTTGAAACGATAAGCGCCATCGTGCGGGTCCACATAGACCGTTACGCCGTTCCATTCCAACACCAAGGCGCTATGGTGAACAGGTGCGATCTTGACGGCAGTTGCTTCGCTGTGGATCATATTCTGAGCGCTTGTCGTATTCATGGCAAAGGCGCAAGCGAGCGTAGCGCCAATGATTAGTAAATGGGAAGGTAGGGACGCTAACATGGCCCGAAGTTACGGTAAGGCCTTTTCGATATGATCGATCAAGTTGTCGTCAAGAGGAGTAAGCTTTGTATGCACTCCGATCCCAGATCGAACAACATTCCGTTCCTTGGCCCCATTAACGCAATGGTAGATCAACCGTTCACGCACAGCATCAAAAACTCCCCACTCTACAGCGAAGACCTGGCGCCGATCCCAGTAGAAAAACGCACGTGGAGCAAATGGAACCTCGCGGCATTATGGGTGGGAATGGCCGTATGCATTCCTACGTACCTATTGGCGAGTTACATGATGCGCGCTGGCCTTAGCTGGCAAGCCGCACTTACTATTATCGGCTTGGCTAATTTGGTGATCACCATACCTATGGTCCTCAATGGCCATGCGGGCGTGAAGTATGGTATTCCTTTTCCTGTGCAAGGTCGTGCAGCTTTCGGAACGGTCGGCATTCACATTCCAAGTATCGTAAGAGCGATCGTTGCATGTGGATGGTTCGGCGTGCAAACATGGATCGGAGGTTTGGCGATCTATTCCATATGGAATGCTGCAACTGGTGATGTTGGTGATCTTGGATTGAGCGCTGGAAAATTCATTGCGTTCGGGATCTTCTGGTTGATCCAGATCTGGTTCATTTGGCGCGGTACCGAAAGCATAAAATGGCTGGAGACATGGGCTGCACCGATCCTGATCATCATCGGGATGCTATTGATCGGCTGGGGTGCAACGAATGCGGGCGGATTAAGTGTAGCACTGGAACAAGGCAAACAATTGCAACATGCAACTGCCGTGTTGGTGCCTTACGCGGATGCCACTACCGGTCACGAATTGCGATTAACGCCGTTGGTCGGTTCGGATGGAGTACCAAAAGCCACGGAGTATCGAATTGTTCCTAGAACTAAAATGGATGGCGGATCGGATGCTTGGCTACCGATCACTAGTTCGACGACAAGTCATGCAATGGGAGTTGAACCATCAGTGAATGTTCAGTTCCGGAACGCTGAAGGGCAAGAGTCAACCATACTAAAAGTTGGTGCTAGCCCCGGTGTGCCGGAAAGTGCAGGTTTTATGAGCTACTTATTGTGGTTCACAGCAATGGTCGGTTTTTGGGCAACCATGGCGATCAGTATCTCGGACATTACACGTTATGCAAGTAGCCAGAAGGATCAATTGGCCGGGCAGTTCATCGGCTTGCCGGGTACCATGATCTTTTATTCGTTCGTCGGGATCTTCGTCACAAGCGCGGCGGTCATCGCCTTCCGGGATGTACTTATTGCAGAGGATGCACCGTGGGATCCCGTTTCGTTGGTCAGCAAATTCTCCAGTCCAGGCGTTGTCATTTTTGCACAATTGGCGATGTTGATCGCAACACTCAGTACCAATATTGCAGCCAACGTCATAGCACCCGCGAACGCATTCAGCAACTTGTTCCCACAGAAGATCAGTTTCAGGGTTGGTGGTGTGATCGCTGGGTTGATCGGTATCTTGATCTGCCCATGGTGGTTGCTCGATGAGATCAGCGGACTTCTGATCTTCGTGAGCGGATTGCTTGGTCCGGTGTTGGGCATTCTGTTGTGCGACTATTTCATCATCCGCAAGAAAGAATTGTCAGTGCCAGATCTTTTCGCGGTGGACGGCAAGTACCGTTTCACTTCTGGCTTTAACATAGTAGCGATCGTCGCGCTTGTTGTCGGTGTGTTCGCCGCACTTATCGGTTTCTGGGTCGAAGCGCTGGCTTTGCTTTATCAACTTTCTTG
The nucleotide sequence above comes from Flavobacteriales bacterium. Encoded proteins:
- a CDS encoding NRDE family protein, producing the protein MCLIIVAIGEHPEFPLIIAANRDEFFERPARQAEFWNDAPHILAGKDLRRGGTWLGVTRTERFAALTNFRDLSRPIANGPSRGELVRNALDADIDPTSSEQYDGFNLIYGPMDALRYHNNIDGSDLLLSSGIHGLSNHLLDTPWPKVVSAKIAVAAAMDGSTDLLVDRLFSVLGSAERASDSDLPKTGVPLEWERSLSSIFIATNGYGTRCSTVLLVDLHGTVTFEERTHSPVALPAVKFSFKV
- a CDS encoding T9SS type A sorting domain-containing protein; its protein translation is MLRIILSSLIITFAFQLNAQTYFYISDIDVQPNDPTTADNVSIELTGGLSSTGAYVSAASATITNNVVNIYITAMDDGGATVIVPHTETITLGMLDAGQYTIVINGTQVDDLAAVGQHFFEVTTGGAACDSLDVISIQWHPFTDTSIVIHVSNMNLNTLFDYPNFILFDANGDTLAMEITNFFGIGIDNWHVLPLVQGAVVPESPFLGTLELWTGFTTELACSWTPLFDLCPADPCVAVYPTIQNFGGGLAIGEFDWTISDTNANIMGSGTWTMTDTIQYVQDTICLPPGSYTMDCFPQDPPSGGQSTFGIQAAGWLNGPNTPVVWSLPTPLEFDLFEACIDGTNGLPNVALANEPSIQIIGTTAYISNSGSEPLGSIILYDAQGKSVVTKVVNKNSASLDLQGLAVGMHILRVGSYSQRLIIGAH
- a CDS encoding YajQ family cyclic di-GMP-binding protein, which encodes MPSVDILSKVDLQMLDNAVNVVKRELESRYDLRGTNSKVEADQKALTIKISTEDHMKLDSILDLLLERSGKQKVDVRSYDLSEEPVPSGKVLYRIIKIKQGIERETAKKIIKAIKESGLKVQPQIMDDMIRVTGKKIDDLQAMMALCKEKDFELPLTFDNMKS
- a CDS encoding lipid A deacylase LpxR family protein, translating into MGTRFVLTLVVIIFNCVSASYLFGGTPEERWFRFRYDNDFFTATDQYFTQGIRLELRTPWISSSPLRHVLPRFSGAARQQDNLFAQQECFTPTSIRRDTILRTDRPFAAALYIGQRSKSTNTDRKEQLTSALSIGIIGPCALCAGEQRGIHKALNNIEPLGWQFQIQNDVIVNYALQFDQRLIASRFAEISGGAGATVGSFRTHADVNLRGEIGLFNSHFDEPVDILKKLRISTFLQGNARFVGYDATFQGGLFNTYDPHVIAPTNMERIVLFAEGGVTLRYRGIGLSYTKSFITRQFTTGRDHAWGSCVITAYF
- a CDS encoding CoA-acylating methylmalonate-semialdehyde dehydrogenase; this encodes MATETFKYPETTNYIAGKPVNGTPKKMDVRSPLDGSIISTVALSTAKDLDVAVKAAEAAFPAWSGTPIKERSQIFFRYRELLSKNREELALLVHTENGKTMDESYAEVDKSMELTEFACSLPQLVQGELLEVSKGVECRIERKPLGVVASIAPFNFPNMVPHWTIPNALMLGNTMILKPSEVVPISAIRIAELLKEAGLPDGVFNVVNGDREIVEAICDHPGIKAVSFVGSTKVAKLVYIRACASLKRALCLGGAKNHLLVLPDAHLEMTASNVVASMSGCAGQRCMAAAQMVGIGAVDHIIQQMLIEAKKLIPGKNLGPVISKASYEWILGFIDEAEKAGAKVILDGRNPKVDGGAKDGYYLGPTIIDHVTADMRISKEEVFGPVISIIRAKDLDAAIAIENANPYGNAAAVFTQSGGQARQVMERASAGMIGVNIGVPVPREPFSFGGWNDSKFGTCDITGKSSIEFWTQLKKTTTKWNPEGKTNWMS
- a CDS encoding adenylate/guanylate cyclase domain-containing protein, giving the protein MEGVSPVIAPLSPEEVQTVEEFRKRRNTAVLAVMFTDIVGSTNATERLGEKVYTGLRHLHDELVRKIITRDGAGTIVKEIGDSFLCVFAEPSAAVERAVEVQRAIHMNRENLSAGEYTLTVRIGIHMGQVAVEDSLRQDVFGRQVNMAARIESLASGGQVLTSRSVWENAVGWAANDPSADIGHIRYGKAKLKGFDEPVELFGFHSKKAVVPPAPAPIKSQKRRSLFAAVSIGILVGAMVYGLFKLYNGRVAPKDVAFTDGKPYYIQFDFSALQPDSTAAWVDTAAIKSAFVSQAIFVFAPMAVWGEDELRAHCANAGITYKRHQNESSLDSPFFRDTLGLAGAFFITALPMVKGSVDDTLRTKVRSDLYPESTTSNAAVVMCFMTAKGLEKEARNTLQYIMDVSKRKSLGTVIMVDDNTFTFRLAPGAVVSKGARVFLRRYYVGYEGLKVRLADTHMYLENYRNVLRDPAKWDDLVEPDELPEGMTVQDALMAVIGSLEGDSVEIQKQLNDDPNFSGTYYPSVAVGGFVTAIADSVAQTTWEGDYPDRPRPGDDVQLE
- a CDS encoding aminotransferase class III-fold pyridoxal phosphate-dependent enzyme — encoded protein: MSMQTKTNPSEILKDNLEHSIFSWSKQSGLIPLNIERAKGLYLYTREGKKILDFSSQLMNVNIGHGHPKVAEAVAKQMAELSYVHPGMITEARGKLSKKLSEITPGTLNRTFFTNGGTEAVEHAMKLARLHTGRHKIITLYQSYHGATYGALTAGGDPRGLPHDSQGVPNIIHVENPYFYRCPWNSKTPEECTENALAHLERVMKFEGPQYIAAIMMEGESGSSGCIKYPPGYWKGVSAIAEKYGILTICDEVMSGFGRTGKWFGIDHHGVVPDIMCMAKGLTAGYIPLGGIIVKEEIIKHFDDKPLPIGLTYSAHAVACAAGNAVLDIYEEENLVENAANMGRYVDESVAKLAQKHPSIGDFRNTGLLGCIELVKNRDTKEPMAPWNATPDQMGVMNKVAAKLTELGMFTFVRWNWIFVAPPLTIGKEGIDEGMEIISKALSIADEGCN
- a CDS encoding DUF1697 domain-containing protein codes for the protein MPKSTTYILLFRGVGGETQLPVDPLRKALTELGFTGVTTYINSGNALVRSTFTRDKTLAKVVELCKEQFGFDKPIFASTAAEWAEVIANNPFPNALATPKFLHAALLASAADAARIKAIQAIAVDGEQLKVVKCVAYIHTPNGFGTSKMAAKFDKGIGVVNTARNWNTVLKLHELALALEEM